The Procambarus clarkii isolate CNS0578487 chromosome 7, FALCON_Pclarkii_2.0, whole genome shotgun sequence genome window below encodes:
- the LOC123761288 gene encoding uncharacterized protein — translation MTTKLASGHRVEAMSEEWLARMEEEQTLYNHGMVRLRPGGWLYPTLFTKYADTIYNFKFTEGDVLVMGMPRSGTTWMLELVWTMLHNPDLNNQRADLPIFIRAPHIEYDILISLSV, via the exons ATGACTACGAAGCTGGCTAGTGGTCACCGGGTGGAGGCCATGAGCGAGGAGTGGCTGGCCAGGATGGAGGAGGAACAGACGCTCTACAACCATGGTATGGTCCGCCTCAGGCCCGGAGGCTGGCTCTACCCGACGCTCTTCACCAAATATGCTGACACCATCTACAACTTCAAG TTCACTGAAGGTGACGTACTTGTGATGGGAATGCCCAGGTCTGGGACGACCTGGATGTTGGAGTTAGTGTGGACGATGCTTCACAACCCCGACCTCAACAACCAGAGGGCCGACCTGCCCATCTTCATCAGAGCACCGCATATAGAGTATGACATTCTTATTAGTTTATCAGTGTGA